A window from Deltaproteobacteria bacterium encodes these proteins:
- a CDS encoding aldehyde ferredoxin oxidoreductase family protein has protein sequence MKAKGYMGKVLHVDLTSGDIREEALADGVYERYLGGMGLGAHMLYENIPAGADPLGPDNMLGFLPGLLTGTGSFFTGRWMVVGKSPLTGGWGDANCGGTFSPAIKRCGYDGIFIRGISAKPVYLYVDDDVRELRDAADLWGMDTVATEERLLETAKKKGKKPKVACIGPAAESISLISGISTDKGRMAARSGLGAVMGAKRLKALVLAGSKRIVPHDREEMKRISKICNNWVQFQPPFVSGPLTAFVGALLRIMPAVMAQDGILYKIMLKKWGTVAMNQMSPEMGDSPIKNWKGSIKDWGIRKSHASNPDVFTSCEKVKYHCYSCPLGCGGICTTAGKFSETHKPEYETVLALGGFCMNEDVEAIFYLNELLNRAGIDTISAGHAIAFAMECYEEGVITKEDTGGLELTWGNSEAIVALVEKMVKREGFGHVLADGVKQAVERIGKKAEPYAVLAGGQEPAMHDGRNDPGFALHYSVEPTPGRHTLGSQLYYEMFQLWKVAKDLPKVSPMYWKGSKYKDPEKHGQIGAINSKYMTIVNSAGACLFGTFLGAKRIRIFDWINAATGWDLTPNQYLDKAADIHTLKQAFNVKHGLQPSKIKISERALGRPAQTEGANKGRTVDIEAMMSRYWEQFGWDGETGIPSVEQVERIASKGGQ, from the coding sequence ATGAAGGCAAAAGGCTACATGGGCAAAGTGCTGCATGTGGATTTGACCAGCGGCGACATTCGCGAGGAGGCGCTTGCCGACGGTGTCTATGAACGGTACCTTGGCGGGATGGGATTGGGCGCCCACATGCTGTATGAAAACATACCCGCCGGCGCGGACCCGCTGGGTCCGGACAATATGCTGGGGTTTCTGCCGGGGCTTCTCACCGGGACGGGAAGCTTTTTTACCGGCCGTTGGATGGTGGTGGGGAAATCGCCGCTGACAGGCGGCTGGGGGGATGCCAACTGCGGCGGTACCTTTTCGCCGGCAATCAAGCGATGCGGGTACGACGGCATCTTCATCCGGGGCATCAGTGCCAAACCGGTCTACCTCTATGTGGACGACGATGTCCGGGAGCTTAGGGATGCCGCCGATCTGTGGGGGATGGACACGGTCGCGACCGAGGAGCGCCTGCTCGAAACGGCAAAAAAGAAGGGGAAAAAACCGAAAGTCGCCTGCATTGGGCCTGCTGCCGAATCGATTTCGCTGATTTCCGGCATTTCCACGGACAAGGGGCGCATGGCCGCGCGTTCGGGACTGGGAGCGGTCATGGGCGCCAAACGGCTGAAGGCGCTGGTCCTGGCGGGGTCGAAGCGCATCGTTCCCCACGACCGGGAGGAAATGAAGCGTATCAGCAAGATCTGCAACAACTGGGTTCAGTTTCAGCCGCCTTTCGTATCCGGGCCGCTGACGGCTTTTGTGGGGGCGCTTTTGCGGATTATGCCCGCCGTTATGGCTCAGGACGGCATTTTGTACAAGATCATGCTGAAAAAGTGGGGGACGGTGGCCATGAACCAGATGTCTCCTGAGATGGGCGATTCCCCGATCAAGAACTGGAAGGGCAGCATAAAAGACTGGGGGATCAGAAAAAGCCACGCATCCAACCCGGATGTTTTCACCAGCTGCGAAAAGGTGAAATACCACTGCTATTCCTGTCCGTTGGGGTGCGGCGGCATTTGCACGACCGCGGGAAAATTCAGCGAAACCCACAAGCCGGAGTACGAAACCGTACTGGCTCTGGGGGGCTTTTGCATGAACGAGGACGTCGAGGCCATCTTCTACTTGAACGAGCTGCTGAACCGGGCCGGAATCGACACGATTTCCGCCGGCCATGCCATCGCCTTTGCCATGGAGTGCTACGAAGAGGGGGTGATCACCAAGGAGGACACCGGCGGCCTCGAGCTGACCTGGGGCAACTCCGAAGCCATCGTCGCCCTCGTGGAAAAGATGGTAAAGAGGGAGGGGTTCGGCCATGTGCTGGCCGACGGGGTCAAGCAGGCCGTTGAAAGAATAGGAAAAAAGGCCGAGCCCTACGCCGTTCTGGCGGGCGGCCAGGAGCCGGCCATGCACGACGGCCGCAACGATCCGGGGTTTGCCCTGCACTACAGCGTCGAACCGACGCCGGGGCGGCACACCCTGGGATCCCAGCTTTACTATGAGATGTTTCAGTTGTGGAAAGTCGCCAAAGACCTTCCCAAGGTGTCGCCCATGTATTGGAAGGGGAGCAAATACAAGGACCCGGAAAAGCACGGACAGATCGGTGCGATCAACAGCAAGTACATGACGATTGTCAATTCGGCCGGTGCCTGCCTGTTCGGGACCTTTCTCGGGGCAAAGCGCATTCGTATATTCGACTGGATCAACGCGGCCACCGGCTGGGACTTGACCCCCAATCAGTATCTCGACAAGGCCGCCGATATTCACACACTGAAGCAGGCTTTCAATGTGAAGCACGGCCTGCAGCCCAGCAAAATAAAAATCAGCGAGCGGGCCCTCGGAAGGCCGGCCCAGACCGAAGGGGCCAACAAGGGGCGCACCGTGGATATAGAAGCCATGATGAGCCGCTATTGGGAGCAGTTCGGATGGGACGGGGAAACGGGCATACCCTCCGTTGAACAGGTTGAAAGAATTGCTTCCAAAGGAGGACAATGA